The following coding sequences lie in one Maniola jurtina chromosome 11, ilManJurt1.1, whole genome shotgun sequence genomic window:
- the LOC123869515 gene encoding uncharacterized protein LOC123869515 isoform X2 has translation MECVMFFVFLVVVLCSNVSYAQLEDECYFAMFNKGTEPCSDFENERLICSLDIEIVPKSDDEDGGIMLTGEMDIKEDLGEEYEIELNVWKEVGSTKEYMYSIEGNLCDSLKMNNTPWKPFVEALQTTDCPVLKGVYKVDKLRMSLDFAKPFMKSEFCGNYVVDMSMRQISDKMSCYEIGLEIEEGSC, from the exons atgGAATGTGTTATGTTTTTCGTGTTTTTAGTAGTCGTATTGTGTTCAAATGTTTCCTATGCCCAACTCGAAGAT gaatgcTACTTTGCTATGTTTAACAAAGGAACCGAACCATGCAGTGATTTTGAAAATGAGAGGTTAATCTGTAGTTTAGATATCGAAATTGTTCCTAAAAGCGATGACGAGGATGGCGGTATTATGCTCACTGGTGAGATGGACATAAAGGAAGACCTCGGCGAGGAATATGAG ATAGAGTTGAACGTGTGGAAGGAGGTAGGGAGCACAAAAGAGTACATGTATAGTATAGAAGGTAATCTTTGTGACAGTCTAAAAATGAACAATACTCCTTGGAAACCCTTTGTGGAGGCTCTTCAAACGACTGATTGTCCTGTTCTAAAg GGAGTTTACAAGGTGGATAAATTGAGGATGTCTCTTGACTTTGCCAAACCTTTTATGAAATCGGAATTTTGCGGCAATTACGTGGTAGACATGTCTATGAGGCAGATAAGTGACAAGATGTCGTGTTATGAGATCGGCCTTGAAATCGAAGAGGGATCTTGCTAG
- the LOC123869509 gene encoding phenoloxidase-activating enzyme 1-like, protein MKGLTLFFSLAVLWRSAFSESCITPLKRQSDCVSIYDCPQLLTPFEQRPLPNHVINFLRQSQCGFEGYIPRVCCGPIPPAPGGQTPTKPPGGTSLPRPIEGEDPVYEEDSYPESRDKCGLETGADRIYGGQFTELDEFPWMALLGYRPRNNGPLTYQCGGVLINHRYILSAAHCVVGEIEKAVGKLTSARLGEYDTQTDIDCAEPNDCADPPQEILVHSSYPNPGFSDRNKNRQDDIAVIRLARRAAYTTYVQPICLIDNRIRLSAGDDVFVAGWGKTLEGKSSPIKLKLNVPIFTKSECVSKYRTLGADLTDNQLCAGGVFAQDACRGDSGGPLMRKTPSGTWETVAVVSFGYGCGRDGWPGVYTSVSHYIDWIRDVMASSNV, encoded by the exons ATGAAGGGATTAACTCTGTTTTTTAGTTTAGCAGTTCTGTGGAGGAGCGCAT TTTCAGAGTCGTGCATAACTCCACTGAAGAGACAAAGCGATTGCGTTTCGATCTACGACTGCCCCCAGCTTCTCACGCCTTTCGAGCAGAGGCCTCTACCGAATCACGTGATCAACTTCCTCAGACAGTCGCAGTGTGGCTTCGAAGGATACATACCAAGAGTGTGCTGTGGCCCCATACCGCCTGCACCGGGTGGACAAACACCA ACAAAACCTCCTGGAGGTACATCACTGCCCAGACCTATTGAAGGAGAAGATCCTGTATATGAAGAAGATTCTTACCCAGAATCTCGAGACAAGTGTGGCTTGGAAACCGGCGCCGACCGTATCTACGGCGGTCAGTTTACGGAGCTCGATGAGTTCCCATGGATGGCTCTATTGGGATACCGACCAC GCAATAATGGACCATTGACGTACCAATGCGGTGGAGTGCTGATCAATCATCGTTACATCCTCTCGGCTGCCCACTGCGTTGTCGGAGAAATTGAAAAAGCTGTCGGAAAACT AACATCAGCTCGTTTGGGAGAATacgatacacagacagacatagatTGCGCAGAGCCCAACGACTGCGCTGATCCCCCGCAAGAAATCTTGGTGCATTCCTCGTATCCCAACCCTGGATTCTCTGATAGAAACAAGAACAGACAGGACGATATTGCAGTGATAAGACTCGCTAGAAGGGCTGCTTACACAA CTTATGTTCAACCAATCTGCCTAATAGACAACAGGATCCGACTGAGTGCCGGCGATGACGTATTTGTAGCTGGCTGGGGAAAAACCCTGGAAG GAAAGAGCAGTCCAATCAAGCTCAAGCTCAATGTGCCAATCTTCACGAAATCTGAATGTGTGTCAAAGTACAGAACTCTCGGAGCAGATTTGACGGACAACCAGCTGTGCGCTGGTGGAGTGTTCGCCCAGGATGCTTGTAGAGGAGATTCAGGGGGTCCGCTGATGAGGAAGACTCCTTCAGGAACTTGGGAAACTGTGGCCGTTGTCTCCTTTGGATATGGCTGCGGAAGGGATGGCTGGCCAGGCGTTTACACGTCCGTATCTCATTATATTGATTGGATAAGAGACGTGATGGCATCATCTAATGTATAG
- the LOC123869515 gene encoding uncharacterized protein LOC123869515 isoform X1 encodes MECVMFFVFLVVVLCSNVSYAQLEDVSSIGLECYFAMFNKGTEPCSDFENERLICSLDIEIVPKSDDEDGGIMLTGEMDIKEDLGEEYEIELNVWKEVGSTKEYMYSIEGNLCDSLKMNNTPWKPFVEALQTTDCPVLKGVYKVDKLRMSLDFAKPFMKSEFCGNYVVDMSMRQISDKMSCYEIGLEIEEGSC; translated from the exons atgGAATGTGTTATGTTTTTCGTGTTTTTAGTAGTCGTATTGTGTTCAAATGTTTCCTATGCCCAACTCGAAGATGTAAGTAGTATTGGTTTG gaatgcTACTTTGCTATGTTTAACAAAGGAACCGAACCATGCAGTGATTTTGAAAATGAGAGGTTAATCTGTAGTTTAGATATCGAAATTGTTCCTAAAAGCGATGACGAGGATGGCGGTATTATGCTCACTGGTGAGATGGACATAAAGGAAGACCTCGGCGAGGAATATGAG ATAGAGTTGAACGTGTGGAAGGAGGTAGGGAGCACAAAAGAGTACATGTATAGTATAGAAGGTAATCTTTGTGACAGTCTAAAAATGAACAATACTCCTTGGAAACCCTTTGTGGAGGCTCTTCAAACGACTGATTGTCCTGTTCTAAAg GGAGTTTACAAGGTGGATAAATTGAGGATGTCTCTTGACTTTGCCAAACCTTTTATGAAATCGGAATTTTGCGGCAATTACGTGGTAGACATGTCTATGAGGCAGATAAGTGACAAGATGTCGTGTTATGAGATCGGCCTTGAAATCGAAGAGGGATCTTGCTAG